The Mesorhizobium sp. B1-1-8 genome contains a region encoding:
- a CDS encoding YdeI/OmpD-associated family protein — protein MEMAYRERWQAEIAELQGILSGFDLREECKWGKPCYTMNGKNIVIIQGFKEYCALGFFQGALLKDPKKLLVQLGQVQAARVMKFTSAKEIATKAATITAYVREAVAAEKAGMKVETKPPEFPVPEELKEKFRNDPRFKRAFEALTPGRQRGYLFHFAGAKQSGTRTARIEKAMPAIFEGRGFLERR, from the coding sequence ATGGAAATGGCGTATCGAGAGCGGTGGCAGGCTGAAATTGCCGAGCTGCAAGGGATCTTGTCTGGATTTGACCTAAGAGAGGAGTGCAAGTGGGGAAAGCCCTGCTACACAATGAATGGGAAAAACATTGTCATCATTCAGGGCTTCAAAGAATATTGCGCGTTGGGCTTCTTTCAGGGTGCGCTGCTGAAGGATCCGAAGAAGCTGCTGGTGCAGCTCGGACAGGTTCAGGCAGCGCGGGTGATGAAGTTCACCAGCGCCAAGGAGATTGCGACGAAAGCGGCTACCATCACGGCCTACGTGCGCGAGGCCGTGGCGGCCGAGAAAGCCGGAATGAAGGTCGAGACGAAGCCCCCAGAGTTTCCTGTACCCGAGGAGTTGAAGGAGAAGTTCCGCAACGATCCGCGTTTCAAGCGCGCGTTCGAGGCGCTGACGCCGGGTCGGCAAAGGGGATACCTGTTTCACTTCGCCGGCGCGAAGCAGTCTGGGACGCGGACCGCGCGGATCGAGAAGGCGATGCCTGCGATCTTTGAAGGACGAGGGTTCCTGGAGCGGCGATAG
- a CDS encoding class I SAM-dependent methyltransferase, with product MMDITQPRNAGMDQHEQALDLTRGIAAYLNHPLVAGLARVISKHPKADIANAFNHKQVACKMWALDRLFESCGGRFGRIWVLGGWYGVLPAMLFNDARFDIAAVDSIDIDPEVAPIARTLNREAGERFRALTADMYALDYAAGRSDLIVNTSCEHIADLRAWLALLPRGTNVLLQSNDYFSEPTHINCVASLAAFETMAALSEVRFSGELPTKKYTRFMLIGAV from the coding sequence ATGATGGATATCACGCAGCCACGCAATGCCGGCATGGACCAGCATGAGCAAGCCCTGGATCTCACGCGGGGAATTGCTGCTTATCTCAACCACCCTCTCGTGGCGGGGCTGGCGCGCGTCATCAGCAAGCATCCGAAGGCCGATATCGCCAACGCCTTCAACCACAAGCAGGTCGCCTGCAAGATGTGGGCGCTCGACAGGCTGTTCGAAAGCTGCGGCGGCCGGTTCGGGCGCATATGGGTTTTGGGTGGATGGTACGGCGTATTGCCGGCAATGCTTTTCAACGATGCCCGCTTCGATATCGCGGCGGTCGATAGCATCGACATCGATCCCGAAGTCGCGCCGATCGCCCGGACACTCAACCGGGAAGCCGGCGAACGGTTCCGGGCGCTGACGGCAGATATGTACGCGCTCGACTATGCAGCCGGGCGGTCGGACCTGATCGTCAATACGAGCTGCGAACACATAGCCGATCTGCGCGCCTGGCTTGCCCTGCTTCCGCGGGGTACGAATGTATTGCTGCAATCCAACGATTATTTCAGCGAGCCGACGCACATCAACTGCGTGGCTTCGCTCGCAGCCTTCGAGACAATGGCGGCGCTAAGCGAGGTGCGGTTCTCCGGCGAGCTGCCGACAAAGAAATATACGCGCTTCATGCTGATTGGAGCCGTCTGA
- a CDS encoding MinD/ParA family protein has product MTKIISTHSYRGGTGKSNLTANLAAGLALRGHRVGIVDTDIQSPGIHTLFKVDPHAVHFTLNDYLWGRCGVAEAALDVTGGVVDETGAVVVPEGGKVFLVPSSIKTGEIARILKEKYDVEDLNTGFQELCAQLDLDYLMIDTHPGVNEETLLSIAISDTLMLILRPDIQDYQGTAVTLELARKLEVPQLLLVVNKALESFDFKDLAQRVFTSYRTPVAAVLPLSHDLIRIGSTGLVRTLHPKHAFAEGVEAILDMIEH; this is encoded by the coding sequence ATGACGAAAATCATCTCGACCCATTCCTATCGCGGCGGTACCGGCAAGTCGAACCTGACGGCCAATCTGGCGGCCGGGCTGGCGCTGCGTGGCCATCGGGTCGGGATTGTCGATACCGACATCCAGTCGCCCGGCATCCATACGCTGTTCAAGGTCGACCCCCACGCCGTGCATTTCACGCTCAACGACTATCTGTGGGGTCGCTGCGGCGTCGCCGAGGCGGCGCTCGACGTGACCGGCGGCGTCGTCGACGAGACCGGTGCGGTGGTGGTGCCCGAGGGCGGCAAGGTTTTTCTGGTGCCTTCCAGCATCAAGACCGGCGAGATCGCCCGCATCCTCAAGGAAAAATACGACGTCGAGGATCTGAACACCGGTTTCCAGGAACTTTGCGCCCAGCTCGACCTCGATTATCTGATGATCGACACGCATCCGGGCGTCAACGAGGAGACGTTGCTGTCGATCGCCATCTCGGACACGCTGATGCTGATCCTGCGGCCGGACATTCAGGACTATCAAGGCACCGCGGTGACACTGGAACTGGCCCGCAAACTGGAAGTGCCGCAGCTGCTGCTGGTCGTCAACAAGGCGCTGGAAAGCTTCGATTTCAAGGACCTGGCGCAGCGCGTCTTCACCAGCTACCGAACGCCGGTCGCCGCCGTGCTGCCACTCTCCCACGATCTGATCCGCATCGGCAGCACCGGGCTGGTGCGTACGCTGCATCCCAAGCACGCGTTCGCCGAAGGCGTGGAGGCAATTCTCGACATGATCGAGCATTGA
- a CDS encoding glycosyltransferase family protein produces the protein MTKHAQNARILMYSHDTFGLGHLQRCRTIAHSLVEDFRGLQVLIISGATIAGAFDYRARVDFVKIPSVIKLRNGEYTSLEKDIDLHETLRMRQSIIRHTAETFRPDIFIVDKEPLGLRGEIEDTLSYLKTRGTTLVLGLREVMDAPHLLEAEWARRDVMRKIGLFYDRVWAYGPPDFYDPLTGLDVPPAVRAKMRFVGFLQRSLQRNELPGHRPEGDYILVTTGGGGDGAELIHDVIDAYQQDPRLQHRALIVLGPYMPARKRNKLLKKGAKIPYIKIIEFDNRMEDLIAGARAVVAMGGYNTYCEILSFDKPALIVPRVEPREEQLIRARRAAELGLIEMLLPKEAKDSRRFADALMVLPDRPRPSQSNPHLTLEGLPHISEIVEELLDRRAGHHLSVIEGMN, from the coding sequence ATGACCAAGCACGCACAAAATGCCCGAATTCTCATGTACAGCCACGACACATTCGGGCTCGGCCACCTGCAGCGCTGCCGGACGATCGCGCATTCGCTGGTCGAGGATTTCCGCGGACTTCAGGTGCTTATCATTTCGGGTGCGACTATCGCTGGCGCGTTCGACTACCGCGCCCGTGTGGACTTCGTGAAGATCCCCAGCGTCATCAAGTTGCGCAACGGCGAATACACCTCGCTGGAAAAGGATATCGATCTGCATGAGACGCTGAGGATGCGCCAATCGATCATCCGCCACACAGCCGAGACCTTCCGGCCTGATATCTTCATCGTCGACAAGGAACCGCTCGGCCTGCGCGGTGAGATTGAGGACACGCTGTCCTACCTCAAGACGCGGGGCACCACGCTGGTGCTTGGCCTGCGCGAGGTGATGGATGCGCCGCATCTGCTCGAAGCAGAGTGGGCGCGCAGGGATGTGATGCGCAAGATAGGCCTGTTCTACGACAGGGTCTGGGCCTATGGTCCGCCGGATTTCTACGATCCGTTGACCGGCCTGGATGTACCGCCGGCTGTCAGGGCAAAGATGAGGTTCGTCGGTTTCCTGCAACGGAGCCTGCAGCGGAACGAGTTGCCCGGCCATCGGCCCGAGGGCGACTATATCCTCGTTACCACCGGCGGCGGCGGGGACGGCGCCGAACTGATCCACGACGTCATCGACGCCTATCAGCAGGACCCGCGGTTGCAGCATCGGGCGCTGATCGTGCTTGGCCCTTACATGCCGGCGCGCAAACGCAACAAGCTGCTCAAGAAGGGGGCCAAGATCCCCTACATCAAGATCATCGAGTTCGACAACCGAATGGAAGACCTGATTGCCGGCGCCAGGGCGGTGGTGGCGATGGGCGGTTACAACACCTATTGCGAGATACTGTCTTTCGACAAGCCGGCGCTGATCGTGCCGCGCGTCGAGCCCCGCGAGGAACAACTGATCCGCGCCCGCCGCGCAGCCGAGCTCGGCCTCATCGAGATGCTTTTGCCGAAAGAAGCCAAGGATTCCCGGCGCTTTGCCGATGCGCTGATGGTGCTGCCGGACCGGCCCCGCCCATCACAGAGCAATCCGCATCTGACGCTGGAAGGGCTGCCTCATATTTCCGAAATCGTCGAGGAACTGCTCGACCGGCGGGCCGGCCATCACCTTTCGGTCATCGAGGGAATGAACTGA
- a CDS encoding DEAD/DEAH box helicase encodes MATQSMVRHSLLNGNDSMKSKRRSLNSTTSPNGEPKLSRSHAPADLSPVEWQRGLRRQFGREQAFGLENLTGEPFFSEFRVSSPASKSSYRVAIRGMGPGGNFCSCPDYATSELGTCKHIEFTLARLGKKRGAKAAFARGYQPAFSELYLRNDGRRRIHFRAGTDCPPALREAAAALFDVAHDGMLPDDRYDELGPFMAMASKSGHEFRAYDDALDFIAGRRDAERRASELAELFPRGAADPELGALLKVPLYPYQAEGALFAVQAGRALIGDDMGLGKTIQAIAAMEILARHFGVTRVLVVCPTSLKYQWQSEILRFSGRQSGNAARVINGGRAQRQNDYRLDDFCKITNYEKLKPDLDLIVAWAPELVIVDEAQRVKNWNTIAARALKRIDSPYAIVLTGTPLENKLEELISIVQFVDQHRLGPTWKLLHEHQVKDEGGRVTGYTGLEKIGQTLAPIMIRRRKSEVLKQLPDRLDQNLLVPMTEMQMLYHQENADVVAKIIQRWRRTRFLSDKDQRRLTCALQNMRMSCNSTYLLDQETDHGVKADELAAEFDDLFAEPKAKAVVFSQWTRTHDIVIRRLEARGLGYVSFHGGVPSDKRPALVERFRDDPACRVFLSTDAGSTGLNLQHASTLVNMDLPWNPAILEQRIARIHRIGQAQPVRVINFVAKGTIEEGMLSVLAFKRSLAAGILDGGSGEISLGGSRLNRFMKEVENVTGRMGESEAVTPAEEAGNSTAAADDTGPAHDTKADADIGAGDIARSNGHAASRSDPDPWLALAQVGAQFVAALAAANDPRGSAHPWVEHDPATGVRSLKMPLPPPETTRQLADALSALADGLRGRIA; translated from the coding sequence TTGGCTACTCAATCGATGGTCCGACACAGTTTATTGAACGGGAATGATTCGATGAAATCCAAACGCCGCAGCCTGAATTCCACGACCAGCCCGAACGGGGAACCCAAGCTCTCGCGCAGCCATGCGCCCGCCGATCTATCGCCCGTGGAATGGCAGAGAGGTTTACGCCGCCAGTTCGGCCGCGAGCAGGCTTTCGGGCTCGAGAATCTGACTGGCGAACCGTTTTTCTCCGAGTTTCGGGTCAGCAGTCCCGCATCGAAATCGAGCTATCGCGTGGCGATCCGGGGCATGGGGCCCGGCGGCAATTTCTGCTCATGCCCCGATTATGCGACGAGCGAGCTCGGCACCTGCAAGCACATCGAGTTCACGCTTGCGCGGCTGGGGAAGAAGCGTGGCGCCAAAGCCGCATTTGCGCGTGGCTACCAGCCAGCTTTTTCCGAGCTGTATCTCCGAAACGACGGTAGGCGCCGTATCCATTTCCGGGCCGGAACAGACTGCCCGCCAGCGTTGCGTGAGGCCGCCGCGGCATTGTTCGACGTCGCTCACGACGGGATGCTGCCGGATGACCGCTACGACGAACTCGGACCTTTCATGGCCATGGCGTCGAAGTCGGGTCACGAGTTCCGCGCCTATGACGATGCGCTCGATTTCATCGCGGGAAGGCGGGATGCGGAGCGCCGGGCCTCGGAGCTCGCGGAACTGTTTCCTCGCGGAGCTGCCGACCCCGAGCTTGGGGCCCTTCTGAAAGTGCCGCTCTATCCGTATCAGGCCGAAGGCGCGCTGTTCGCTGTCCAGGCTGGCAGGGCATTGATCGGCGACGATATGGGATTGGGCAAGACCATCCAGGCCATCGCCGCCATGGAAATACTGGCGCGGCATTTCGGCGTCACAAGGGTGCTGGTGGTCTGCCCGACCTCGCTCAAATACCAGTGGCAGAGCGAGATTCTGCGTTTCTCCGGCAGGCAAAGCGGGAACGCGGCGCGGGTCATCAATGGTGGCCGGGCGCAGCGCCAGAACGACTATCGTTTGGACGATTTCTGCAAGATCACAAATTACGAGAAGCTCAAGCCTGACCTCGATCTGATTGTGGCCTGGGCGCCCGAGCTCGTGATCGTGGACGAGGCGCAACGGGTGAAGAACTGGAACACCATCGCTGCGCGGGCCTTGAAGCGCATCGACAGTCCCTACGCGATCGTGCTGACCGGCACCCCTTTGGAAAACAAGCTCGAAGAGCTGATCTCGATCGTTCAGTTCGTCGATCAACACCGGCTGGGGCCGACGTGGAAGCTGCTGCACGAGCACCAGGTCAAGGACGAAGGCGGGCGCGTCACCGGCTATACGGGGCTTGAGAAGATCGGTCAGACATTGGCGCCCATCATGATCCGCCGCCGCAAATCCGAGGTGCTAAAGCAATTGCCGGACCGTCTCGACCAGAACCTTCTGGTGCCGATGACAGAGATGCAGATGCTCTATCATCAGGAAAATGCCGACGTGGTGGCGAAAATCATCCAGCGCTGGCGCAGGACCCGGTTCTTGTCGGACAAGGACCAGCGGCGGCTGACCTGTGCGCTGCAGAATATGCGCATGTCGTGCAACAGCACCTATCTCCTGGACCAGGAGACGGATCATGGCGTCAAGGCAGATGAATTGGCGGCCGAGTTCGACGACTTGTTCGCCGAGCCGAAAGCCAAGGCGGTGGTGTTCTCGCAATGGACGCGGACCCACGACATCGTCATCCGGCGCCTGGAAGCGCGCGGCTTAGGCTATGTCAGCTTCCACGGCGGCGTGCCGTCGGACAAGCGGCCTGCACTCGTCGAGCGCTTTCGCGACGATCCGGCCTGCCGGGTGTTCCTGTCCACCGACGCCGGCAGCACGGGCCTCAATCTGCAGCATGCCTCGACTCTCGTGAACATGGACCTGCCGTGGAACCCGGCCATACTGGAGCAGCGCATCGCGCGCATCCATCGCATTGGTCAGGCACAGCCCGTGCGGGTCATCAATTTCGTCGCGAAGGGCACCATCGAAGAGGGGATGCTTTCGGTGCTGGCGTTCAAGCGCTCCTTGGCGGCCGGAATTCTCGACGGCGGCAGCGGCGAGATTTCGCTGGGCGGCTCGCGTCTCAACCGCTTCATGAAGGAGGTGGAGAACGTCACTGGGCGCATGGGCGAAAGCGAGGCGGTGACGCCGGCGGAGGAGGCCGGGAACAGCACCGCCGCTGCTGACGATACCGGACCCGCGCACGATACGAAGGCGGATGCGGATATCGGTGCCGGCGATATCGCGCGCTCGAACGGGCACGCAGCGTCGCGGAGCGATCCCGATCCGTGGCTTGCCTTGGCGCAGGTGGGTGCGCAGTTCGTTGCCGCCCTGGCGGCCGCCAACGATCCCAGGGGTTCCGCGCATCCGTGGGTCGAACACGATCCGGCAACCGGCGTGCGGAGCCTGAAGATGCCGCTGCCGCCGCCGGAGACCACGCGACAACTCGCCGATGCGCTTTCGGCGCTCGCGGATGGATTGCGAGGCAGGATTGCGTGA
- a CDS encoding glycosyltransferase family protein, translated as MKRLRAFLYVQHLLGIGHLARSSRIAAALVDDEFDVTVVTGGASIAGFPGPGVKSVTLPPVTSGDEGFSGLVDLQGKAIDDDFKKRRSEMLLQAYRDCRPDIVIVEAFPFGRRQMRFELLPLIEVIEATSPRPLLATSVRDILQERVKPGRNEETADLINRHFNLVMVHGDPAFATIDKTFPLARAIRAEVAYTGLVAAPPSPAACERFDILVSVGGGAAGKALVSSAVAAARNANNRWKWCLITGPNLPKDEFDAIARDATPGLSVFRFREDFASLLTGARLSVSQAGYNTVCDVLRAGCRSLLVPFAAGGETEQTVRALVLEKLGLATVLIEKDLTPEGLAQAIEQALAAPTPSAHRLDLEGARHSAQILRERYRTWSLKTGL; from the coding sequence TTGAAGCGGCTGCGCGCCTTCCTCTATGTCCAGCATCTGCTCGGTATCGGCCATCTGGCGCGCTCCAGCCGCATCGCGGCGGCTCTGGTGGACGACGAATTTGACGTAACCGTCGTGACCGGCGGAGCGTCGATCGCGGGGTTTCCGGGACCGGGGGTAAAATCCGTGACCCTGCCGCCTGTCACCTCCGGCGATGAAGGATTTTCCGGACTTGTCGACTTGCAAGGCAAAGCCATCGACGACGATTTCAAGAAACGGCGTTCAGAGATGCTGCTGCAGGCATACCGGGATTGCAGGCCTGATATCGTCATTGTCGAGGCGTTTCCATTTGGACGCCGGCAGATGCGTTTCGAACTCTTGCCGCTGATCGAGGTCATCGAGGCGACGTCACCAAGACCGCTGCTGGCGACGTCCGTGCGCGATATCCTTCAGGAGCGTGTCAAGCCGGGCCGAAACGAGGAAACGGCCGATCTCATCAACAGGCATTTCAACCTTGTTATGGTCCACGGCGATCCGGCTTTCGCAACCATCGACAAGACATTTCCACTGGCTCGGGCGATCAGGGCCGAGGTCGCCTACACGGGGCTCGTTGCGGCGCCGCCATCGCCGGCGGCCTGCGAGCGCTTCGACATTCTGGTGTCGGTTGGCGGGGGAGCCGCCGGCAAGGCGCTTGTCAGCTCCGCCGTCGCGGCGGCGCGCAACGCCAACAACCGTTGGAAATGGTGTTTGATCACCGGCCCGAACCTGCCGAAAGACGAGTTCGACGCGATCGCACGCGATGCCACGCCGGGCCTGTCCGTCTTCCGGTTTCGCGAGGATTTCGCCAGCCTGCTGACCGGCGCCCGCCTGTCCGTCTCGCAGGCAGGTTACAACACGGTCTGCGATGTCCTGCGCGCGGGTTGTCGCTCTCTGCTGGTTCCATTTGCGGCCGGCGGGGAAACCGAACAAACGGTTCGCGCCCTAGTACTCGAAAAACTCGGTCTTGCAACGGTGCTGATTGAAAAGGATCTGACGCCCGAAGGTCTGGCGCAAGCGATCGAACAGGCGCTTGCGGCACCGACGCCATCCGCGCATCGTCTCGATCTAGAAGGCGCGCGTCACTCGGCGCAAATTCTGCGCGAGCGGTATCGGACATGGTCCCTGAAAACGGGACTCTAA
- a CDS encoding serine/threonine-protein kinase has protein sequence MELLSGKPLSRHLASAAGQGLPGTRIAAILKGICSALSYAHQNGVVHSDLKPGNIFIIDDGAVKLIDFGLATAGTAGGFDISTLGGMTAVYASPEMFTEAPRDPRDDVFALGCIAYQLMTGTHPFSMKASNEAAELKLEPAPVADLDPAAWSALRGALNFDRESRTKSVDEFFNGIFES, from the coding sequence ATGGAGCTGCTCTCGGGTAAGCCGCTCAGTCGCCACCTGGCCAGCGCGGCGGGTCAAGGCCTGCCCGGGACGCGCATCGCGGCAATCCTCAAGGGCATTTGCTCGGCGCTGTCTTACGCGCATCAAAATGGCGTCGTGCATTCGGATTTGAAACCGGGCAACATCTTCATCATCGACGACGGCGCGGTGAAGCTGATCGACTTCGGCCTTGCCACGGCGGGCACGGCAGGCGGCTTCGACATTTCCACTTTGGGTGGGATGACCGCAGTCTATGCCAGTCCCGAAATGTTTACTGAAGCGCCCCGCGATCCACGCGACGACGTTTTCGCCCTGGGATGCATCGCCTATCAGCTTATGACCGGCACGCATCCATTCTCGATGAAAGCCTCGAACGAAGCGGCCGAACTCAAGCTTGAACCGGCGCCGGTTGCCGATCTCGACCCGGCCGCCTGGTCGGCGCTCCGTGGCGCGCTCAATTTCGACCGCGAGAGCCGCACGAAATCGGTCGACGAATTCTTCAACGGGATATTCGAATCCTGA
- a CDS encoding glycosyltransferase → MQHRKIVVVLKGYPRLSETFIAQELLGLERAGFDLILVALRRPTDAQRHPVHDEIKAPVHYLPEYLHEEPLRVARSLFAYLLRPSFWRALGSLAADIPRDFTRNRVRRFGQALVLAAEWPEDAGWLHAHFAHTPASVTRYASQLRSLPWSCSAHAKDIWTSADWDLAGKLSSARWTVTCTKTGFDRLKELANGNSSVHLSYHGLDLDRFSSFGEARKQHDGLAPDEPVIILSVGRAVEKKGYDTLLKALALLPGDLAWRFEHIGGGEELERLKALAQKLGLDGRISWKGALAQQEVLEHYRCADIFALACRITANGDRDGLPNVLVEAASQRLACVSTDISGVPELLSPDETGLLVPTENPIALAQALERLIRDPVLRARLGDAAERRVRGNFDHMASIGQLKELFERGWRAVD, encoded by the coding sequence TTGCAACATCGCAAGATCGTGGTGGTTCTGAAGGGCTATCCGCGGCTGTCGGAAACCTTCATCGCGCAGGAATTGCTCGGTCTGGAGCGTGCGGGATTCGACCTGATACTGGTCGCGCTCAGGCGGCCGACCGACGCACAACGCCACCCCGTGCATGACGAGATCAAAGCGCCCGTCCATTATCTACCGGAATATCTGCATGAGGAGCCGCTGCGCGTGGCTCGCTCGCTGTTTGCCTATCTGTTGCGGCCGAGCTTCTGGCGCGCGCTCGGATCGCTGGCTGCCGACATCCCCCGCGACTTTACGCGCAATCGCGTGCGCCGCTTCGGGCAAGCGCTCGTGCTGGCGGCCGAATGGCCGGAGGATGCTGGATGGCTGCATGCGCATTTCGCGCATACGCCGGCATCGGTGACGCGTTATGCCAGCCAGCTTCGCAGCCTGCCCTGGAGCTGCTCAGCCCATGCCAAGGACATCTGGACTTCGGCGGACTGGGATCTGGCTGGCAAGCTTTCCTCGGCGCGCTGGACGGTCACTTGCACGAAAACCGGCTTCGACCGTCTGAAAGAACTCGCTAACGGCAACTCGTCCGTGCATCTGAGCTACCATGGGCTCGACCTTGATCGCTTCTCCAGTTTCGGCGAGGCGCGAAAGCAGCACGACGGCCTGGCGCCGGACGAACCGGTCATCATTCTAAGCGTCGGGCGCGCCGTTGAAAAAAAAGGCTACGACACCTTGCTGAAGGCCCTCGCCCTCTTGCCTGGCGATTTGGCATGGCGTTTCGAGCATATTGGCGGCGGCGAGGAACTGGAACGGCTCAAGGCGCTGGCGCAAAAGCTCGGACTGGATGGTCGCATCTCCTGGAAAGGCGCGCTTGCGCAGCAGGAGGTGCTTGAGCACTACCGCTGCGCCGACATCTTCGCCCTGGCCTGCAGGATCACCGCAAATGGCGACCGGGACGGTCTGCCGAACGTTCTGGTTGAGGCAGCCAGCCAGCGGCTGGCCTGCGTTTCGACCGATATTTCCGGCGTGCCGGAGCTTTTATCGCCGGATGAAACCGGGCTGCTGGTTCCGACGGAAAACCCAATTGCGCTGGCACAGGCGCTGGAGCGGCTGATCCGCGATCCCGTGCTGCGCGCCCGCCTCGGCGACGCCGCGGAGCGGCGCGTGCGCGGCAATTTCGATCATATGGCAAGCATCGGACAGCTCAAGGAACTGTTCGAGCGCGGGTGGCGGGCTGTCGATTGA